One window of the Carassius auratus strain Wakin chromosome 20, ASM336829v1, whole genome shotgun sequence genome contains the following:
- the vta1 gene encoding vacuolar protein sorting-associated protein VTA1 homolog, with product MALPSQLKPIQHHLRTAQEHEKRDPVVAYYCRLYAMQTGMKLDSKTPECRKFLVKLMDQLEMMKKELGDNESITQEVVGNAHIENYALKMFLYADNEDRSGRFHKNMIKSFYTSSLLYDVLSVFGELSDENIQHRKYAKWKAAYIHNCLKNGETPQPGPIGMEGEGYDDEFGAEGGGPSEAPHNPPQSQPSFHGHPSNQPSASNFSNIQIPPGSHAPANTPAEIPHPEAQLVKPVPVPRTMPAVDPSLLNNTQEGDVRLTPEDFTRAQKYCKYAGSALQYEDVGTAIQNLQKALKLLTTGKE from the exons GTCGACTTTACGCCATGCAGACAGGAATGAAACTAGATAGCAAAACTCCAGAGTGCCGAAAGTTTCTTGTGAAACTAATGGATCAGTTGGAAATG ATGAAGAAGGAGCTCGGCGACAACGAATCCATCACGCAGGAAGTAGTTGGTAATGCCCACATTGAGAATTACGCCTTGAAAATGTTCCTCTATGCAGACAATGAAGATCGATCAGGACGTTTCCACAA gaatatgATCAAGTCCTTCTACACCTCAAGTCTCCTGTATGATGTGTTGAGTGTCTTTGGCGAATTATCAGACGAG AATATCCAGCACAGGAAGTATGCAAAGTGGAAGGCAGCCTACATTCACAACTGCCTGAAGAATGGTGAGACTCCACAGCCTGGCCCTATTGGAATGGAGGGGGAAGGATATG ATGATGAATTTGGTGCGGAGGGTGGTGGTCCTTCAGAAGCTCCTCACAATCCACCCCAATCTCAGCCTTCTTTCCATGGCCACCCGTCAAATCAACCTTCAGCATCCAATTTCAGTAATATTCAGATACCTCCTGGGTCACACGCCCCAGCCAATACACCTGCAGAGATTCCCCATCCAGAAG CACAGCTCGTCAAACCAGTGCCTGTTCCAAGAACCATGCCAGCGGTCGATCCTTCACTTCTGAACAATACCCAGGAAG GTGACGTGCGGCTCACACCAGAAGACTTTACTCGGGCtcagaaatactgtaaatacGCAGGCAGTGCACTGCAATATGAGGATGTGGGCACTGCCATCCAGAATCTGCAGAAGGCCCTGAAGCTACTAACCACTGGCAAAGAATGA